In Zingiber officinale cultivar Zhangliang chromosome 1A, Zo_v1.1, whole genome shotgun sequence, the DNA window CGGtacaatagtctaaaaatgagtataattcctattaaattcaacacattaaattaaaattgagtatattttgaGATGAAAAAAGAAGCGtattcaatttgatagaaaatatactagattctaatttaaaatactgaatttaagaggatttatactgatttttaacttttttacctaaaaatatcatggataattagataaatatgtctgactggggagtgaaaacaaagattttCATGGATGAGACTACATGCAAAAATTTATTTACCAACGAGGAATGCATGTAAATTTTcccaatattttaatttttcaaaaaacttcATTATTTAATCAATTCTTGTTCAATTTCATAGTGACTAGTCTTTTTTTTATTTGATCTAGAaaaaataggaagaaaaaatggCATGATTTCGACAATTTGACACAAAGTCGTTAATTATGGACAAATTTTCCACTCTGGTGATCAAGTGTTCGTCTTGGTCAAATTTGCATGAGGTCCTTGCTTACCTCATTTGAGCAAATTATTTCCAGTGCCGTAACTTTCAGCGTCTCAATTGATTCCAGCCTTCCTCTATAAACTCTCCATCTCTCCCCTGTTCAACACTGAAGCAAATCAGCAATGGCCGATCATGCCGAAATCCAGGTTCCGAGAGTGAAGCTGGGCGCCCAGGGCTTCGAGGTACGCCTACCCTTTCTTAATCATGCTTCATTTCTTTTCCGAGTTCTCCGATTTTCCATCGCCCGCCTCAAAGATCGCTCTTTTAGGTCTCCAAATTAGGGTTTGGTTGCATGGGTCTCACTGGGATTTATAACTCCCCTGTGAGCGATGAATCTGGCATCGCCGTCATTAAGCATGCTTTCGACCATGGAATCACCTTCTTCGACACCTCCAATGCCTACGGTCCTCGTACCAACGAGATCTTGCTCGGGAaggtttcacttttttttttttttgtcacatCGCTCCGCTGCTTACCGATTGTAGAAGAGAAAATTGACGGTTTAATTGGGTTTTAGGCTTTGAAGCAATTGCCGCGAGAAAAGATTCAAGTAGCCACAAAGTTTGGGATTGTATCCCATGATCAGAGAGGTTTTGTGGTCAATGGCAAGCCTGAATATGTGCGGGCGTGCTGCGAGGAAAGTATCGGGAGGCTTGGGGTGGACTATATTGATCTTTACTACCAGCACCGAGTTGATAAGACTGTGCCTATAGAGGAGACTGTAAGGATTACTTGTGAAGATTTCTAAACTGTTTATTGGTGAGGATTGataaattttgagtttaattggcAGATGGGAGAGCTTAAGAAGTTGGTGGAAGATGGCAAAGTGAAGTACATCGGTCTCTCAGAGGCTAGTCCAAGCACCATCAGGCGTGCTCATGCTGTGCATCCTATCACCGCACTGCAAATGGAATGGTCACTCTGGACTCGCGAAATCGAGCCAGAGATAGTCCCACTTTGCAGGTCTGATTTGGTGTCCATTTTGTTCATAGCAAGTGCGTATATATATATTCTCATTTTCATTGAAAACAGAATGGGTCGCTAGGCAATTCATTTGAAAGATTGAAATGAATAGAGAGGTGCCGTGAGTCCTAAA includes these proteins:
- the LOC122014714 gene encoding probable aldo-keto reductase 1, producing MADHAEIQVPRVKLGAQGFEVSKLGFGCMGLTGIYNSPVSDESGIAVIKHAFDHGITFFDTSNAYGPRTNEILLGKALKQLPREKIQVATKFGIVSHDQRGFVVNGKPEYVRACCEESIGRLGVDYIDLYYQHRVDKTVPIEETMGELKKLVEDGKVKYIGLSEASPSTIRRAHAVHPITALQMEWSLWTREIEPEIVPLCRELGIGIVPYSPLGRGFFAGRGVTENLPSDSRLHNIPRFAAENLEKNKILYTRVENLARKHHCTPVQLALAWVLHQGDDVVPIPGTTKIKNLDANIGSLKVKLTPEDLKELSDVVSEEEVAGYRSYSLSEPYNWKYSDTPPLQLHANPSA